In a single window of the Osmerus eperlanus chromosome 4, fOsmEpe2.1, whole genome shotgun sequence genome:
- the LOC134019498 gene encoding large ribosomal subunit protein eL36-like: MAIRYPMAVGLNKGNPVTKNVTALKHGRRRGRLTKHSKLVRDMIREVCGFAPYEMRAMELLKMSKDKRALKFIKKRIGTHIRAKRKREELEEVLSAMRKAAAKKD, from the exons ATGGCTATTAGGTATCCTATGGCCGTGGGCCTTAACAAAGGCAACCCGGTAACCAAGAACGTCACAGCGCTAAAACACGGTCGGAGACGAGGGCGCCTGACCAAGCACAGCAAGCTTGTGCGTGACATGATCCGAGAGGTGTGCGGCTTCGCCCCCTACGAGATGCGTGCCATGGAGTTGCTGAAGATGTCCAAGGATAAGCGTGCCCTCAAGTTCATCAAGAAGAGGATTGGAACTCACATCCGCgccaagagaaagagggaagagcTGGAAGAG GTTCTGTCCGCCATGAGGAAGGCCGCCGCCAAGAAGGATTAA